A window of the Haloquadratum walsbyi C23 genome harbors these coding sequences:
- a CDS encoding NAD(P)/FAD-dependent oxidoreductase: MERFDVAVIGGGPAGAAAARAAAVNGASAVVLERGVPRADRPGQLGPDSTDAAGILDYWVDIMDIDPEEFPDDVILDELDQATFIGPTESLTLESTGIDSSYDNFGFCMHRARFDDFLRERAEDAGATYRVGTAVRDVETSANQVTATDGGVAADVSHATNAGPRHTIQLADNTNIGASVVILADGPQRQVTNRVLDTYLSFDVTDRLSTRDANHIAYQEHRELPAAVAEEVSRSILFWWGHMPGHTAYPWIFPNDGNIARIGLTMPIGLTLDEVSDPDSYPLLNADDEQLPRGSEYIERLLKQEYGDRYDIPEDFPLVESRGKDNGTETYAISSTRPIDSPAEAGILVVGGAMGTTSAFHEGGDHTAMRTGAIAGEVAATGELESYNDRWKDAIGDEILRNVAMADIVREYEPDDWDWAFKTAQSLLDDSTKYKLLDINNLTAGIGAARLLTRYKRTKFRYRNDRYVQIRESEYVV; this comes from the coding sequence ATGGAGCGATTCGACGTTGCTGTTATCGGGGGAGGTCCAGCGGGCGCAGCGGCTGCGCGTGCGGCTGCTGTGAATGGAGCCTCTGCGGTGGTCCTTGAGCGCGGTGTCCCACGTGCAGACCGACCAGGTCAACTCGGTCCAGATTCGACTGATGCCGCGGGAATTCTTGATTATTGGGTGGATATTATGGATATTGACCCCGAGGAGTTTCCTGATGATGTAATTCTTGATGAACTTGATCAGGCGACATTTATCGGACCGACGGAGTCTCTGACCCTTGAGTCAACGGGAATTGACTCCTCATATGATAATTTTGGATTTTGCATGCATCGTGCACGATTCGATGATTTCCTTCGTGAGCGCGCTGAGGATGCCGGTGCTACCTATCGTGTTGGGACCGCCGTCCGAGATGTCGAGACAAGCGCGAATCAAGTTACCGCGACAGATGGTGGTGTCGCAGCCGATGTTTCCCATGCCACGAACGCAGGACCACGACATACAATTCAACTTGCTGATAATACCAATATTGGTGCCTCAGTCGTTATTCTCGCTGATGGACCACAGCGACAGGTGACGAATCGCGTTCTCGATACATATCTCTCATTTGATGTGACCGACCGACTCTCGACCCGTGATGCAAATCATATTGCATATCAAGAACATCGTGAGTTGCCTGCTGCGGTTGCTGAGGAGGTTTCACGCTCGATTCTGTTTTGGTGGGGACATATGCCCGGACACACAGCGTATCCATGGATCTTCCCGAATGATGGAAACATTGCACGAATTGGGTTGACAATGCCGATTGGGCTGACACTTGATGAGGTTTCTGACCCGGATTCATATCCATTACTCAATGCTGATGATGAGCAACTTCCGCGTGGAAGTGAGTATATCGAACGCCTTCTTAAACAGGAATATGGTGACCGATATGATATCCCTGAGGATTTCCCCCTCGTCGAAAGTCGTGGCAAAGATAATGGGACTGAAACATATGCGATTTCATCAACACGCCCAATTGATTCACCAGCAGAAGCAGGTATTCTAGTTGTCGGTGGAGCAATGGGAACGACGTCGGCATTTCACGAGGGTGGCGATCATACAGCGATGCGAACAGGTGCTATTGCAGGTGAAGTCGCTGCGACAGGCGAGCTCGAATCATACAATGATCGGTGGAAGGACGCTATTGGTGATGAGATTCTTCGAAATGTTGCAATGGCTGATATTGTCCGTGAGTATGAGCCAGACGACTGGGATTGGGCGTTCAAAACAGCACAATCACTGCTCGATGACTCTACGAAATATAAATTACTGGATATTAATAATCTCACTGCGGGGATTGGTGCTGCCCGGCTTCTAACCAGATATAAACGAACGAAATTCCGCTATCGAAATGATAGATACGTTCAAATCCGCGAATCGGAGTACGTAGTCTAA
- a CDS encoding NAD(P)/FAD-dependent oxidoreductase: MESNKQDVAILGGAVSGLAAATGLAESDCIGDIRIFERQKYSEKRVDCGEAINDSTLIPLEKTKENGFLNNVDGFQLQVYTGTRRDSNESPLGISNLQCDAGYICDRDTIEAQWADKLSNQDVSFKTGSSVTTSEYWDIIDEYDYVIDATGQPSLTHKIRDMTGDYTGDMIALNATVEGDFDEYLDYPRIFFEGYVGYSWSFPKSDHSANVGIGWAGDERPDDYMSALEAAAQRNGFPVPDQDDVNIYTIPRGPSLDPEDTHIPEDSVFLVGDAAGIANRYQGEGICQGVRSAYLLSDLIINGEEEKYTTQLFNSMKSEYCLAHLMRGAWVEHENPELLASVAEAIEGLTIDDITRQPHRVVMRLLKHPRTAAGLIADRGMVGRVLNAYTDSWEYSQA; this comes from the coding sequence ATGGAGTCCAATAAACAGGATGTAGCGATCCTAGGTGGAGCTGTCTCTGGACTTGCAGCAGCCACAGGACTAGCTGAATCTGATTGTATCGGTGATATCAGGATATTCGAACGTCAAAAATATAGTGAGAAACGTGTCGACTGTGGTGAGGCAATCAATGATTCTACGCTGATCCCTCTAGAGAAAACAAAAGAGAATGGCTTTCTAAATAATGTCGACGGGTTTCAACTTCAAGTATATACAGGAACGAGGCGAGATAGTAATGAGTCACCACTCGGTATCTCGAATCTACAATGTGACGCTGGCTACATTTGTGATCGCGATACAATAGAAGCTCAATGGGCAGACAAACTCAGCAATCAAGATGTTTCATTTAAAACCGGATCGTCCGTAACCACGTCCGAATATTGGGACATTATAGATGAATATGACTATGTGATTGATGCAACCGGTCAACCCTCGCTAACACATAAGATTCGAGATATGACTGGTGATTACACGGGTGATATGATTGCACTAAATGCGACTGTCGAAGGCGACTTTGACGAATATCTTGACTATCCGCGAATATTCTTTGAGGGTTATGTAGGGTATTCATGGTCATTCCCAAAGTCTGATCATAGCGCAAACGTTGGCATTGGATGGGCTGGTGACGAACGACCAGACGATTATATGTCCGCCTTAGAGGCTGCAGCTCAGCGTAATGGGTTTCCGGTTCCTGATCAGGATGATGTAAATATATACACAATTCCTCGTGGACCAAGTTTGGATCCTGAGGATACGCACATACCCGAAGACAGTGTCTTCTTAGTCGGTGATGCGGCTGGCATCGCAAACCGATATCAGGGAGAAGGAATTTGTCAAGGAGTTCGGTCAGCGTATTTACTTAGTGATCTTATCATAAATGGAGAGGAAGAAAAATATACCACGCAGTTATTCAATAGCATGAAATCAGAATACTGCCTCGCGCATCTTATGCGCGGCGCTTGGGTTGAGCATGAAAATCCTGAGCTTCTGGCTAGTGTTGCAGAGGCTATTGAAGGGCTCACGATTGATGACATTACTCGGCAACCTCACCGTGTTGTTATGAGATTGTTGAAACATCCACGCACTGCTGCAGGATTAATCGCAGACCGTGGGATGGTTGGACGAGTCCTCAATGCGTATACAGATTCTTGGGAGTATTCGCAAGCATGA
- a CDS encoding tyrosine-type recombinase/integrase: MIYATSGLRSTELLELIMEDINEEMRMLVPNKQSEVKKTWAPFHNEEDEAAFEAFKSHCDPDDERIFQVSKPTMNKTFRDLSEKSGVKVTPQVLRRWFASEMASLGVDASYVDAFCGRTPTSVLEQHYLDYSPRKFKQIYRLTGRVSRGLTPRYFTMTLD, translated from the coding sequence TTGATCTATGCTACGTCAGGGCTCCGCTCGACCGAGCTGTTAGAGCTCATCATGGAGGACATCAACGAGGAGATGCGGATGCTCGTGCCCAACAAGCAATCCGAGGTCAAGAAAACGTGGGCACCATTCCATAACGAGGAGGACGAAGCCGCTTTCGAGGCGTTCAAATCCCATTGTGACCCCGACGACGAACGAATCTTTCAGGTTAGCAAGCCGACGATGAACAAGACGTTTCGTGATCTCTCTGAAAAATCCGGTGTGAAGGTAACGCCGCAGGTGCTTCGACGATGGTTCGCCTCTGAGATGGCCTCGCTCGGTGTGGACGCCAGCTACGTCGATGCCTTTTGTGGGCGCACGCCGACCTCTGTACTGGAACAACACTATCTGGACTACTCGCCACGTAAATTCAAACAGATCTACAGATTAACAGGCAGAGTGTCTCGGGGCTTGACCCCGAGGTACTTCACCATGACGCTGGATTAA
- a CDS encoding DUF5615 family PIN-like protein, whose amino-acid sequence MRILCDQVVEERYVSVLSNEAQHIVSRVRTELSPDADDNAIADYDTRNGWVVLTSDDDFFRDEINHGLLYYDQVRKPTPRELYEVINKIDRVYDDHAVILESIPGEWI is encoded by the coding sequence ATGCGGATTCTCTGTGATCAGGTGGTCGAAGAGCGATATGTGTCCGTTTTGAGCAACGAAGCGCAGCATATCGTTTCACGTGTTCGGACTGAGCTCTCTCCTGACGCTGATGACAACGCAATCGCTGACTATGATACCCGTAATGGCTGGGTTGTCCTGACGTCTGATGATGACTTCTTCCGAGACGAGATCAACCACGGGTTGCTGTACTACGACCAAGTCCGTAAGCCGACGCCGCGAGAACTCTATGAGGTGATTAATAAAATCGACCGAGTGTACGACGATCACGCGGTGATCCTCGAATCAATCCCCGGTGAGTGGATCTGA
- a CDS encoding DUF433 domain-containing protein: MCTTIRIIETPDVLNGKPRIEGTRIGVFSIGIRAREQGATVEELLDDHPDLDCAQVQAALDYYDEHPELIEYIQTQKEATKTALSEQSRAPAAGSNGDS, encoded by the coding sequence ATGTGTACCACTATCCGGATTATAGAAACACCAGACGTGCTTAACGGAAAACCACGAATAGAGGGAACACGAATCGGCGTGTTTTCGATCGGTATCAGAGCTCGAGAACAGGGAGCGACTGTCGAGGAATTGCTCGATGACCATCCGGATCTCGATTGCGCACAGGTCCAAGCAGCTCTCGACTACTACGACGAACATCCGGAGTTGATAGAATATATTCAAACTCAAAAGGAGGCCACCAAAACGGCTCTCTCCGAGCAGAGCCGTGCACCTGCGGCGGGATCTAACGGTGACTCCTAA
- a CDS encoding toxin-antitoxin system TumE family protein: MIDALELNRAVPGGRVEISAVPDKDYPGDWFYRFQFYHPETGEILRYDNAHGTDDIGWHHRHINFGTDSEINFQSITAHAARFL, translated from the coding sequence ATGATAGATGCGCTGGAGCTGAACCGTGCTGTCCCCGGTGGTAGGGTTGAGATATCTGCCGTTCCGGATAAAGACTATCCCGGAGACTGGTTTTATCGGTTCCAGTTCTATCATCCAGAGACTGGAGAAATACTCCGATATGACAACGCACATGGTACAGATGACATCGGATGGCACCACCGACACATCAATTTCGGTACGGACTCCGAAATTAATTTCCAGAGTATCACTGCTCATGCTGCTCGATTTCTCTAA
- a CDS encoding HVO_A0114 family putative DNA-binding protein, translated as MTNSIDNGWPDKYSDPRDRPYPALLRVTVESFETMQEDTLDAVEKIADGESQPALVSFATVGNLRKILTNRRIELLQYLIDIDGAAESITAVANELERGYRTVHDDVSLLADHGLLLIIDEGKSKRPYVPYERIHLYVELAGLSAGESSALA; from the coding sequence ATGACTAATTCAATCGACAACGGTTGGCCTGACAAGTACAGCGATCCCCGTGATCGTCCTTACCCAGCTCTCCTTCGCGTAACTGTTGAGAGCTTTGAGACCATGCAAGAGGACACCCTTGACGCCGTAGAGAAGATTGCTGACGGGGAATCACAACCAGCTTTGGTCTCTTTCGCTACTGTTGGCAACCTACGCAAAATCCTCACCAATCGCCGAATCGAACTGCTACAGTACCTCATCGATATCGATGGTGCGGCTGAAAGCATTACTGCAGTAGCCAACGAGCTTGAACGAGGCTACCGTACGGTTCACGACGATGTCAGCCTCCTCGCCGATCATGGTCTTCTGCTCATCATCGACGAAGGCAAGTCAAAACGCCCGTATGTCCCATATGAGCGGATTCATCTTTATGTGGAGCTTGCTGGACTCTCGGCTGGAGAAAGTTCTGCTCTTGCCTAA
- a CDS encoding type II toxin-antitoxin system VapC family toxin has protein sequence MQVVCIDSNIVLAARNANAKRHDDATAIFNAVDTGELPRGRLTNYVIPEILHPLQKRISKAAASDTLDRLQSSRGFEFVYVSKAVHLYGEQLFRTYEASSGPEWVDSILAAYMQSEDIEYIYSFDDDFDVFDNVTRLTTATNPFKPD, from the coding sequence ATGCAGGTAGTCTGTATTGATTCAAATATTGTTCTCGCCGCTCGAAATGCGAATGCGAAACGTCACGACGATGCGACGGCGATATTCAACGCGGTCGATACCGGGGAGTTGCCCCGTGGGAGACTGACAAACTACGTTATCCCAGAAATTCTCCACCCGCTCCAGAAACGCATCAGCAAGGCGGCTGCATCCGATACTCTTGATCGTCTGCAATCGAGTCGCGGGTTCGAATTTGTCTACGTCTCGAAAGCCGTTCACCTATACGGCGAACAGTTGTTCCGAACCTATGAGGCGTCATCAGGGCCAGAGTGGGTCGATTCGATCCTCGCTGCGTACATGCAGAGTGAAGATATCGAATACATATACTCGTTTGACGATGATTTCGACGTGTTTGATAATGTGACCCGACTCACGACTGCGACAAACCCATTCAAGCCAGACTGA
- a CDS encoding AbrB/MazE/SpoVT family DNA-binding domain-containing protein: protein MSSDSDPRVEAESTINDSYGTTIPAPIRHALDDTLEPGDTVRWVISDGELSVEITHEEYGAFEDAEPFDGPAWESDTAAESAWSE, encoded by the coding sequence ATGTCAAGTGACTCAGACCCACGCGTGGAGGCGGAATCCACAATCAACGACAGTTATGGAACGACGATCCCAGCACCGATCCGACACGCACTTGATGACACGCTTGAGCCGGGAGATACCGTTCGGTGGGTTATCTCAGATGGAGAACTTTCAGTTGAAATCACCCACGAAGAATACGGTGCGTTCGAAGACGCCGAACCGTTCGACGGGCCGGCATGGGAGAGCGACACTGCAGCTGAGAGTGCTTGGAGCGAGTGA
- a CDS encoding surface glycoprotein, producing the protein MTGDRREKVQAAFLALIMVTSVMTASVAFTGSSVVADTSTGFAAANPADADTSINDADHTYVLNLSATGTDFSDTLGDGTGTDTITISNSNGSQFDRSGVTASEIVVGVYDASGNTKAKYTSSSVSSVTADSSKLQFDIDASFTEFDFSADDRLRVAVTRDD; encoded by the coding sequence ATGACGGGTGACAGACGCGAGAAGGTGCAGGCAGCGTTCCTCGCGCTCATCATGGTCACGTCCGTGATGACCGCAAGCGTGGCGTTTACTGGCTCTTCGGTGGTCGCCGACACGTCTACGGGCTTCGCCGCGGCGAATCCCGCGGACGCAGACACGAGTATCAATGATGCCGATCACACCTATGTGTTGAATCTCTCAGCGACTGGAACTGACTTCTCAGATACACTCGGTGACGGAACGGGTACTGATACGATTACCATCAGTAATAGTAATGGTAGTCAGTTTGATCGGAGTGGCGTTACAGCATCTGAAATTGTCGTTGGGGTGTATGATGCCAGTGGGAATACGAAGGCGAAATATACCTCGAGTAGTGTCAGTTCGGTCACCGCTGATAGCAGTAAATTACAGTTCGATATAGATGCCAGTTTCACCGAGTTCGACTTCTCTGCAGACGACCGACTCAGAGTTGCTGTTACAAGAGATGACTGA
- a CDS encoding HVO_A0114 family putative DNA-binding protein, translated as MTENTLKITFQQAESHRQAAHERLQQTETADTGEVVEQDVRFILNFEEFDDIAQLMRTSNLELIETIVSKKPESIRQLTETVDRDYREVHRNLTELESLGVIEFENNGSSKKPILRGGADNIDFSIRLPQSSDRGEAPGTSA; from the coding sequence ATGACCGAAAACACACTCAAAATCACGTTCCAGCAGGCTGAATCGCATCGCCAAGCGGCACATGAACGCTTGCAACAGACTGAAACAGCTGACACTGGCGAGGTGGTTGAGCAAGACGTGCGGTTCATCCTTAATTTCGAGGAGTTCGACGATATTGCCCAGCTTATGCGCACTTCAAACCTCGAACTGATTGAGACGATTGTCTCCAAGAAACCAGAGAGTATCCGTCAACTGACCGAGACTGTTGATCGTGATTACCGCGAAGTCCATCGCAACCTGACTGAGCTCGAATCACTCGGCGTAATTGAGTTCGAAAACAATGGTTCCAGTAAGAAACCAATTCTCCGCGGCGGAGCCGACAACATTGATTTCTCGATTCGTCTCCCACAATCCTCTGACCGTGGAGAGGCACCGGGCACATCAGCGTAA
- a CDS encoding toxin-antitoxin system TumE family protein, translated as MGHTVIEDVEDRVDDRVIYRKIIKTDDPQYPSGYRYALHYGYTDDRGTILRYDNENETIDRHERHTPEGVTEIEFPGMIDLRTRFLNKIEHKP; from the coding sequence ATGGGTCATACGGTCATCGAAGACGTTGAAGACCGTGTTGACGACCGTGTTATCTATCGGAAGATAATCAAGACCGATGACCCACAATACCCCAGTGGCTACCGCTATGCGCTCCACTATGGTTATACGGATGACCGAGGCACCATTCTCCGGTACGACAACGAGAACGAGACTATCGATCGGCACGAGCGTCACACGCCCGAAGGCGTCACCGAAATCGAATTTCCGGGTATGATAGACCTCCGCACTCGGTTCCTCAACAAGATCGAACACAAACCATGA
- a CDS encoding pyridoxal-phosphate-dependent aminotransferase family protein: protein MEKHEYTDDYQDKTLYIPGPTEVRDDVLEAMSQPMFGHRMDQMTDLYTTIVEDTKTFLETDNDIIILTASGTEFWETSTLNLVDEHMLCTTCGSFGERHANVADRLGKNVDRLEYEWGNAVKPADVREALESSTVEYDVVTCVMNESSTGVRNPIEEIGDVVAEYPDTYFVVDAVSCLGGDYIDIEKHNIDVIFTSSQKAFAMPPGLAICAVSDDAYERELENDSASWYGGFQRCLDYYDRKGQTHSTPAIPVMLAYRKQMKYMLEEGHDTRDQRHREMAEYTRSWAREHFEMFPEDGYESRTVACIENTQDIDVAATIDAVSEKYDMAFSNGYGSTLGETTFRIGHMGEHDIESIKMLTDAIEDVADL from the coding sequence ATGGAAAAACACGAGTATACTGATGATTATCAGGATAAGACGCTGTATATCCCTGGACCAACCGAGGTGCGTGACGATGTTCTTGAGGCGATGAGCCAGCCAATGTTTGGTCATCGAATGGATCAGATGACCGATCTATATACAACGATTGTCGAAGATACGAAGACATTTCTTGAAACTGATAATGATATCATTATTCTCACTGCCTCAGGGACTGAGTTTTGGGAGACTTCAACGCTCAATCTTGTTGATGAGCACATGTTGTGTACCACCTGTGGGAGTTTTGGTGAGCGCCATGCAAATGTTGCTGACCGGCTTGGAAAGAATGTTGATCGGCTTGAATATGAGTGGGGTAATGCGGTCAAGCCTGCGGACGTCCGTGAGGCACTCGAATCGAGCACGGTTGAGTATGATGTTGTGACGTGTGTTATGAACGAGAGTTCAACCGGTGTTCGCAATCCAATCGAGGAAATCGGTGATGTTGTCGCCGAGTATCCGGATACGTACTTTGTTGTTGATGCAGTTTCATGTCTCGGCGGCGATTATATCGATATTGAAAAACATAATATCGATGTTATTTTCACTTCCTCACAGAAGGCATTTGCAATGCCACCAGGATTGGCGATTTGTGCCGTCAGTGATGATGCATACGAACGTGAACTTGAGAATGACTCAGCATCATGGTATGGCGGCTTTCAGCGGTGTCTTGACTATTATGATCGGAAGGGTCAGACACACTCAACACCGGCAATCCCTGTGATGTTAGCCTATCGAAAACAAATGAAGTACATGCTCGAAGAAGGACATGATACGCGGGATCAGCGCCACCGCGAGATGGCGGAGTACACTCGGTCATGGGCGCGTGAACACTTCGAGATGTTCCCTGAGGACGGATATGAATCGCGGACTGTAGCTTGTATTGAAAATACCCAGGATATCGATGTTGCTGCCACAATCGATGCCGTTTCTGAGAAATACGATATGGCATTCTCGAATGGATATGGCTCAACGCTTGGTGAGACAACCTTCCGGATTGGACACATGGGTGAACACGATATCGAATCGATCAAGATGCTTACAGACGCTATCGAGGACGTAGCTGACCTGTAA
- the msrB gene encoding peptide-methionine (R)-S-oxide reductase MsrB yields MSESESETNTNSNEDTLPSTESEWREILTDEQYEILRERGTEPRFGGPDIEPDDDGQYRCAGCDAPLFNSETKFDSGTGWPSFFDANEKGVETKVDTRHGMERIEVVCRRCGGHLGHVFEDGPEPTGQRYCINAVALDNDSNADADADPDR; encoded by the coding sequence ATGTCAGAAAGCGAGTCAGAGACAAACACGAATTCAAACGAAGACACACTTCCATCGACTGAGTCAGAGTGGCGAGAGATACTCACCGATGAGCAATATGAAATCCTCAGAGAGCGTGGGACAGAACCGCGATTCGGTGGACCGGATATCGAACCAGATGATGATGGACAGTATCGATGTGCGGGATGTGATGCCCCATTATTCAACAGTGAGACAAAGTTTGACTCTGGGACAGGATGGCCGTCATTCTTCGATGCAAATGAGAAGGGAGTCGAAACAAAGGTTGATACGCGACATGGAATGGAGCGAATTGAGGTAGTTTGTCGTCGGTGTGGTGGTCATCTTGGACACGTCTTTGAGGATGGACCAGAACCAACGGGTCAACGATACTGTATCAATGCTGTTGCACTCGATAATGACTCCAACGCAGACGCGGACGCGGATCCAGATCGATAA
- a CDS encoding 50S ribosomal protein L11, giving the protein MAGTIEVLIPGGEANPGPPLGPELGPTPVDVQDVVQTINDETDAFDGMEVPVTVEYEDTGDFSISVGVPPTAELIKDEAGFESGSGEPQENFVANMSVDQVQKIAEQKSSDLLSYDTFNAAKEVVGTCTSLGVTIDGNNPREFKSRMEDGEYDDILK; this is encoded by the coding sequence ATGGCTGGAACTATTGAAGTACTCATTCCCGGTGGGGAGGCAAACCCAGGTCCACCACTCGGTCCGGAACTCGGACCAACTCCGGTGGATGTACAGGATGTCGTCCAGACAATCAACGATGAGACAGATGCATTCGATGGGATGGAAGTGCCTGTCACCGTTGAGTATGAAGATACTGGTGACTTCTCAATCTCCGTTGGTGTCCCACCAACCGCAGAATTAATCAAAGATGAAGCCGGCTTTGAGTCAGGATCTGGTGAACCGCAGGAGAACTTTGTTGCGAATATGAGCGTTGATCAAGTTCAAAAAATCGCCGAGCAGAAGTCATCGGATTTACTCTCATATGATACATTCAATGCCGCAAAAGAGGTCGTTGGAACCTGCACCTCACTTGGTGTCACAATTGATGGCAACAACCCGCGTGAGTTTAAATCACGAATGGAAGATGGCGAATACGACGATATTCTCAAATAA
- a CDS encoding M20/M25/M40 family metallo-hydrolase, with the protein MDDTRREFLTDLLTTPSPSGFETVGQRVWVNYVQQFADEVNTDAYGNAVAVYHGDPACDVSIAFAGHADEIGYIIRDITDDGYLRINRIGGADRTVSKGQHVTVHSETPVAGVIGQTAIHLRDTGNESYDDIDEQFIDIGAEDGDAARERVEVGDPVTVETRVRPLADTRLAARALDNRVGIWAAAEALRAAATRTQSVDATVYAVSTVQEEVGVQGAKMVGFDLDPDAAVAIDVTHATDNPDLPGNSVGPVELGSGPVVTRGSVNHPTLVTLARDAAETAEVDVQLQAAGSRTGTDADAFYTSRSGIPALNIGIPNRYMHTPVEVIDTTDLDAIASLTGAMAAGADDIAPFTLDV; encoded by the coding sequence ATGGATGATACCAGACGTGAATTCTTGACGGATTTATTGACGACACCAAGTCCATCAGGATTCGAAACAGTTGGTCAACGAGTATGGGTGAACTACGTTCAACAGTTCGCCGATGAAGTGAATACCGATGCCTATGGCAATGCTGTTGCAGTTTATCACGGCGACCCTGCTTGCGATGTCTCCATTGCCTTTGCCGGTCATGCAGACGAAATCGGATATATCATTCGTGACATCACTGATGATGGATATCTTCGTATCAATCGCATTGGTGGTGCTGACCGAACCGTCTCAAAAGGACAACATGTAACGGTTCACTCTGAAACCCCCGTTGCTGGCGTCATTGGTCAGACTGCAATCCACCTTCGTGATACTGGTAATGAGTCATATGACGATATTGATGAGCAATTCATCGACATCGGTGCTGAGGACGGTGATGCAGCACGTGAGCGTGTCGAAGTCGGCGATCCAGTCACCGTTGAAACTCGGGTTCGACCGCTTGCTGATACACGGCTTGCAGCGCGTGCGCTTGATAATCGCGTTGGTATCTGGGCTGCCGCTGAGGCGCTTCGGGCTGCTGCAACACGCACGCAGTCTGTCGATGCAACGGTCTATGCTGTCAGTACCGTCCAGGAGGAGGTTGGCGTTCAAGGAGCGAAGATGGTTGGATTTGATCTTGACCCCGATGCAGCAGTTGCAATTGATGTGACTCACGCGACCGATAATCCTGATCTTCCAGGAAATAGTGTTGGTCCAGTTGAGCTTGGATCCGGACCTGTCGTCACCCGTGGCAGCGTGAACCACCCGACGTTGGTGACACTTGCACGTGATGCAGCAGAAACAGCAGAGGTTGATGTCCAACTACAAGCAGCAGGATCCCGAACCGGGACTGATGCTGACGCATTTTATACGAGTCGAAGCGGCATTCCAGCACTGAATATCGGTATTCCGAATCGGTATATGCACACACCGGTCGAGGTTATTGATACAACTGATCTTGATGCTATTGCATCGCTTACTGGTGCGATGGCTGCGGGTGCTGATGATATTGCACCATTTACCCTCGACGTCTAG